The Silene latifolia isolate original U9 population chromosome X, ASM4854445v1, whole genome shotgun sequence genome contains the following window.
AGTCACAACAACTTTGAAGGCCCTTTCCCGTCTTTTCTTAAAAATATGCCTTCCCTTCAGTCACTATCTCTCTGGACCAATAACTTCAATGGCTCCGTGCCTCTTTGGCTTTGCAATATGAGGCGCCTTGAATACCTAGACTTCTACCAAAATAAATTTTCTGGTAGTTTGCCATCTCAGTTGGGGCAACTCACAAACTTGAACTACCTTGATCTAGCATCCAATGCGTTCCGAGGTCAACTTCCCACATCTCTTGCAAAATTAACTGCTTTGAAACACTTAGATTTGTCAAACAATGGGTTCAGTGGATTGATCCCAGATGTTTTAGGGCAGTTAACTGAGTTAGAGTCTCTAGATATTTCATCTAACTTCATCCATGGTACCATCTCCCATATTGGTAACCTCTCTGAATTGTCCATTTTGAATATGAATTTTAATAATATCAAACTCAACTTGAGTACCGCTTGGCAACCTCCCTTTCAACTTCAATATCTTGGTGCTAGTTCATGTGAAATAAACATGGCGTTTCCCCAGTGGTTAAGGAACCAAACCCAAATCGAACGCTTGGATCTTTCTTATACTGGTATCACAGGAGAATTGCCTCAATGGGTTTGGAATTTCACTAATCTAAATGACTTGCAAGTTGCCGGCAATAAACTTACAGGTTAGTAATAGTCAAACTTTTCTCTTAACTTATGAATTTCCCATCTTATTTCCATCAGTTTTCTCACAAACATTTTTCTAATAGGATCGCTGCCACGGCATATTCCTTGTGATGGATGTAATTTGGTGTGGCTAGACCTTCACAACAACATGCTTTCAGGGACAATACCTTTTTGGCTGAAACATCAGAAAACAATCGCTGCAGTTGATTTGTCCCAAAATTTGCTATCAGAAAGAATCTTTGAAGGAGAGAATGCTTCCTCACTTTTAAGCGGTAGTAACTCCTTGGAATTGCTAGACCTGAGTTACAATATGTTTTCTGGGGAGATCCAAGTTAAAAATGTATCCTCTAGTGCCTCTTTGGTAATCTTAAGTCTGCGAGGGAATAATTTCAGCGGGCCTGTCAGTTCACAATTGTGTCATTTTACTTATCTTGCAATATTAGAACTCGCTCATAATCGCTTGAGCGGGCACATTCCTAGCTGTTTAGGCTCCCAAATATTCGAAAGTGATGTTAGGTACGATAGCAGCGCTGATACGGAGTATCAAGAAATCATCAAGGGGACAACAGAAAATATCGGTGCAACAATGAGTGCTCAATCAATTATCGACCTTTCGTGCAATCTTTTAGATGGCACAATACCAGAGGAGCTCACAAACATATCTAAACTAATGCAGTTAAACTTGTCAAATAATCATCTGACAGGAGGCATCCCTTATGATATAGGCAAGCTCAAGTTACTGGGATCTTTGGATTTGTCAAATAATAATCTTTCAGGAACAATACCACAAAGCTTGTCAGACATACCATGGCTAAGCGTCTTGAATCTGTCCAACAACCACTTGTATGGCCCAATTCCAACCGGCAGTCAACTCCAAACTCTTGACGACCCATCTATTTATGCTGGGAATTCCGGATTATACGGGTTTCCCTTGCCTAAATCTAACCCGCCACCAACTCCAACTGATGATGACCATGGTgctgaagatgatgatgatgcagGAGATAAGTACGACAAGTTGTGGCTTTATATGGCCATAATGTCTGGTGTTGCTACTGGATTTTGGGGTGTGTTTGGAACTTTAGTGATCAAGAAGAGTTGGAGGCATGCTTATTTTCGGTTTGTGGAGGAGACTGCAGACAAAATTTATGTGCCAGTAAAGATTAGGGTAAACAAGTTCAAAAACAGGCAGAGGAATGTAGTAGAAATATGAAAGAAAACGTTTTGTTGATACAATGTTGTAGAATTATATTACTCCGTACaacttagatttatttatgttatttttattaatacaAGGATGGTTAATTGTCATTTCATTTATGTATCCTATCAATTTTTCACCAAAAAGGGTCAATATAAAGAGTTCCAGGGCAGTTTTGCAAATGTCTCGTTCGAATGATGATTTCACATGGAGTGTTTCCAATTAGTCATTGTAAACTTGAATTCTCGTGTCTGGCTGGTAGCCAGTTTACATGTCTCATAAATCATATCTCTAAACTCGGTAAATGAGTTATATCTACCTAGCTGCTAAaggtcgtcgacaaattactaaatatcgtcgacaattttaatgaacttccagaattgcccctccctcacactcccccttatattttcctttttattcaaaAACTACCTTTCACACtccaaattttgaaaaaaaaaacccgactcaaataacaacaaaaaaacgtatcgaccgcatcaattccgtcacgaattcaaacattcaacaaggtatgtgattgttattaatatttttttttagtattttcttagattgtaaatttgtgacggaattaggatagatgcctttATTGTAGACGGAATTACGATAGATGCTTTGATTTCAATCGGATTAAGTCGTGTTATGCGAAAATGAAACGGAAAAATCGAACAAagtaatcgaaaaaaaaaaacacgaaatcTGGGCCCAGACGAAGAACAATTTCGTCCAGGCCCAGACGAAAAAGTTCTTCGTCCATTATGGGTCTTGGACGAAGGACTTTTTCGTCTGGGCCTGGTCCTGGACGAAAAAGTTCTTCGCCTGGCccagtttctgttttttttttttttctttatgttTTTGAATTTCtcgtttctttcttttttttttttttttaaaataaaattttttccgtcttgttttgttatcgttataaactaataaattattaataataaacctTGTCCGTGCCGAATTCGTTgtaaaattatttattttattttttaaatttttaaaaactTATTTTTCCGTCTTTTTTGTTAGTGTTAAaaactaataaattattaataataattctcGTCCGTGGCGAAGTCtttgtaaatttattttttttccgtctcgttttgtttacgtaaaatattaattattaattattactaataaaccccgttcggggttattttttttttttttttttttgttattttgtttttttattttattttttaatttacttaaacttatatttataaattctttgttttattaatttaagtaatcaatgcgtttttattattttttgaatCGATGGCCGGTGGAGGAAATGACCGTCACGTTCGAGCTCGAAAGGGGCTCCGGTTTGAGTCTGAGGTTGGAGATGGTAGTACCGATTCGTGGACTGAGGAGCGGTTGGAGGAGGAGCTGGTTCGATCTGGTGATGTGATAGGTGAGGAGGAGGCGGGTTATGAGCGAGTGCGTAGGGTGCCACGTAGACGGAATGAGGAGGGGCGTTTTCAGCGGATGTCGGATGGTAGTTCTAGTAGTGTGGTGGctccgaagaagaagaagtcgggtaagGATGTCTCTTGGTTGATCGATCATCGTGTTCCGGGTGGTCCGATGTTTCCCCACGTGATTCCTAGCTTTGGGGGCCACATTGCCAACACCTTATGGCCGACTCCTAATGAGGTCGGTCGACCAGTTTTGACGGGTTACCACCGGTTTGGTAAGacgaggttgttgagttgttgggAACTAACTCCGCCGTTCGACTATTTATGATGATCTTGGTCTttctcacctattagattccatggccgagcattataacatgccccttatttctgcttttgttgagagatggcaacccgacaccaacagttttcacatgccttttggggagatgTCCATACTCCTTCACGATGTTACGCAGATCTTAGGTGTTCGGGTTGATGGTAACTGTTGTAAGGTGGAGATTAATGACGGGACGTTGACGGATCCCCTTATGTTTGTTTGTGGCTTCTTTGGGATTGCATCAGACCAGTTGAGGTTGCCGTTAAACTTTAGTAAGAAGGTCCCTATTTACAAGAGTGGGGGTATATTGGTAGATGCAGTTTGTGACATGGCGAGAGCTAATTGTGATGTTGTTTTTGCTCAGGAGTTTTTGGCTGCGGTGTTGGGGTCGACACTTTTTGTCGACAAATCAGGTGATAGGTTACGTCCTCAGTTGTTTCCTTTAGTGTATGATACTGATGGTGTACACGACTACGCTTGGGGAGCCGGTGTACTAGCCTTCATGTACCGACAGTTGGGTGTGGCTTCACGTGCTGGTGTGAAAACTATTGGTGGTTGCTTGACTTTGTTGCAATCGTGGATCTATGAGTATTTTCCTATGTTCAGACCCGGTCCACCTTCGGCAATTGACCCTACTCAGCCTCGGTCGTGTTCTTGGAGATCCGTTGGTCCCTTCGCTCAAAATGCggagaaattgttggagtatcgGAGGTTGTTAGATGGGCTTAATTGTGCTTCCATTAGGTGGGATCCGTACGGGCCGCGTCAGGAGGAGTATCATCCTCGTACTCTGTTTGCCGGTTGTGTTCGTTTCATGGACATAGCCGAGCCGTACCAGCCTGATCGGTGTTTACGACAGTTTGGGTATGTGCAGATCATACCCAATCCCATTATGAGATTGGTAGCGCATCGTCATGCTTCGGGGATAGGGTACGAGGTTAGGGTTGGGGTTGCGGAGACGGTGTACCGGGGCCCGTTTGAGTGGATCGGGGGGTACTATACGGAGTAAAACGAACCGTCGGAGTAGAACGAGGAGTAGACGACGGAGTAATAGGAACCGTCGGAGTAGAACGGGGGGTACTAGACGGAGTACGTTGGGAAGACGCGTTTCTTTGGGGCGTAGCACTGCCTACTCGAACCCGAACCCGTGCATGCTCAACGGCGGACGGATCTCTACGAGTTCCCCTACTCGGACGTCCTCTAGGGTTCTCGTTCACCCGAGGCTCGTTTACATCCTCCTGTTCCGGATGTATCTGAGAGTAAAAGGCATCGAACATGGATGATCTCATACTCGGATCTGCATTCCGAATTTCATCGAATAACTCCTCCAATCGATCATCGTCACAAGTCGGCATTGCCTCCGAACCATCGTACTCCAACTTCCTCCAAAATGCATGTAACACATCAACAGGGACCCGAGATCCGTTTCTAGCAATGCGATGAAATGAACAAGCACATAACAAACCAAGTGTAGTAGCCTTTACACAACCGCAATCGATAATCAAGGCATCTTCCGTCATCTTGGCACCTCTTTCGAATTCTTCACGCAATTCACTGATGGCATTCTTTGATATTTTTAAAGAAAGTTTGGAAAATAATCGCTGAATCCCCGTCAACCGCTTCGATCTAGATAACTCCAACGAGTGTCGGATCTCAACATGTTGCGTTTCCATCAAAGAATGAAACTGAATCCAAATGCTATCAACGGCCAGTTTCGCGCTATTCAACCATCTCTTCAGATTCGCATGAGCCGACTCAACCCGGGATGTAGAAGTATTCCTAAAATGAGTTATCTTGTTCGTTCTATAATTGGCCCATTTTTTCAagtgcgggaaccattgcctctcaatataagccgccactcccgcccattgccttgccaaattgcccCACGCAACATTAAACATTTAAACTTATCTTCGGTCTCCGCCTCGACAACCGCTTCAAACAAGTTACAAGTTATGTGCTTAGCCCAACTATCCTGTTTCGTGATATCAAGTGCTTTCGTCTCCACGTTAGAATATATATGCCAAAGACATAGCAAGTGAGAcgaatccggaaaaacaatgggaATCGCGTTCAACAAACCTGCCTCGCAATCAGTAACAATAGCATTACGTTGAACGACATCATTGAGAAGAGCCTTCAGTTTCCGTAAGACCCACAAATATCCATCCTCGGACTCATGCGTCACAAGAGCATACGCGATAACAAAGCTCTTCCCGACGGGTGTGACTCCAACCATCtcaacaagcggaagacggtatAAATTTGTCTTATACGTGGAATCGATCAATACCACATAATAGTATGATCGAAACATCTTAACGGCTTCTGGATGAGCCATGAACACGTGGGTTAGCTCATCGGTCTCCTGATCAGTGACCCAATAATGAACGTACTTATGCTGAACCGCAAGTGCTAACATCTCGTTGTAGGGTTTCTCCCATCTCTTTCCTCGACCCTTACTTTCTGAGAACGATTGTAGATTTGTCGCCGATTAGGTCTTGACTTTTCCGGATTCCGCTGATGCAAACCCGCACTAATAATTGCCGGTCTAACGTGAGCTCTAACTTGGGCATCGATATAAGccaactcctcgtcatcaaactttgcaaagtatctgtcgccgtcacaatacaacgttaAAGCATGATTATGAAACCCGGATCTCATCACAAGCTGCCACTTATTCTCTTCTAATTCAACAACTTTCATTGAAAATTTGCAATTGCACCACGCGGTAGCCGTGTTACCCCTCATTAAAGAATCGGCATCCTTATTTACGGGACCTTTTCCACCCATCCGACAAACAAAATAATCTTGTCTCAAATTCGTGTTACGACCAACTTTCTTGTTGCTTGCTCTTTTCATACCAAACCCGAGTCGGAGTCCGATCTCATATGCCCAATTAAACGCTTGAATACtagatgcaaagaacaagctagtcgtaaaatgatctgagtaatcaataccgtctccatcgttaatcacctgcgcacgcatttcgataaattagttattaattaattatttgctaCGGAATGAGTcggaataaataaaaaataatataaatat
Protein-coding sequences here:
- the LOC141618058 gene encoding receptor-like protein EIX2; translation: MGMMMGKSCMLIAFMLLFMIHSSFGLTRCKKHEQEALLTFKHSFTRDSQRVLSSWTGDDCCHHWHGVSCDNSTGNVIKLNLTNSLTFSDYPTALVSSELSSSLLELKFLTHLDLSWNNFTGSRIPKFIGSMTQLRYLTLPYAGFSGPVPPQLGNLTNLIHLDLNDVGQYMLYTQERLEWASGLSKLQFLIMDGINMSQAYNSLQVLFRLPSLLFLSLWGCSLHNTHLSELLVTNTSTLQYLDVSHNNFEGPFPSFLKNMPSLQSLSLWTNNFNGSVPLWLCNMRRLEYLDFYQNKFSGSLPSQLGQLTNLNYLDLASNAFRGQLPTSLAKLTALKHLDLSNNGFSGLIPDVLGQLTELESLDISSNFIHGTISHIGNLSELSILNMNFNNIKLNLSTAWQPPFQLQYLGASSCEINMAFPQWLRNQTQIERLDLSYTGITGELPQWVWNFTNLNDLQVAGNKLTGSLPRHIPCDGCNLVWLDLHNNMLSGTIPFWLKHQKTIAAVDLSQNLLSERIFEGENASSLLSGSNSLELLDLSYNMFSGEIQVKNVSSSASLVILSLRGNNFSGPVSSQLCHFTYLAILELAHNRLSGHIPSCLGSQIFESDVRYDSSADTEYQEIIKGTTENIGATMSAQSIIDLSCNLLDGTIPEELTNISKLMQLNLSNNHLTGGIPYDIGKLKLLGSLDLSNNNLSGTIPQSLSDIPWLSVLNLSNNHLYGPIPTGSQLQTLDDPSIYAGNSGLYGFPLPKSNPPPTPTDDDHGAEDDDDAGDKYDKLWLYMAIMSGVATGFWGVFGTLVIKKSWRHAYFRFVEETADKIYVPVKIRVNKFKNRQRNVVEI